A window from Carassius gibelio isolate Cgi1373 ecotype wild population from Czech Republic chromosome B3, carGib1.2-hapl.c, whole genome shotgun sequence encodes these proteins:
- the ppl gene encoding periplakin, whose translation MFRKKTGKSSMASSDKRPPDTDLATLIDKLQKNADKVEKNIIETEQNLNRDIRKINESKQPLYQEDTNKRILNSLELLNSLDEDAAQASRLQHPQAEMIEKDMRQLRVRVMKLREEHDRIYHITRSEQVPTVNWGKIVDEKLANVNNKGYGQDLLTVEDEVEEHNIFHSEVEALAPYITGDRDGPDGQQAKYNKLLANSSARQKNLLSLRDYMQRCTSELYWMEQQADERTTYDWSDNNLDYPARKRQYENFISKCLEAKEKSITQLNEDGEELIEQNHPGKNVIGAHMDAVHADWKEYLNLLICEENHLKNMDDYHKFHKDARDTSDLLKRLETEINQKYNPEFKDMYQMEGLIADLNDQAKAMDRFDERLKALQTRSLQVLPLKYRRETPQKLLPIEALCEYETNEGSIIRGERYTLLRNNGSKWDVKDANGRTMSVPAVCFIIPPTDPEAVAVADNLINQHKGIKQKVASSKSALQARLAELKKESTGGQDKQEQQCRQLMAGLDKVVSDLDKQEKAIYSRVRPPLEQTRPVQDSADRLQDIKDIATAVRKIEPEKSAKVQEAESFLRSSPKCASAPQLYSKVDETNKKYNKVDLLLKCSEDKLQNSYRLENSLQNGKALLSSYENKLAREEVAPSNPTSLEKTQRELSDIASELRSKRSTITENEQNLRDAKATCNNMANKVQEHCPDIERQEADVQKLTKRFDNLNRQVEARSQCLQRAKTAYANYNNDYDNLNSWLSRLPNYEPRETDDIRQIDDKLKNQRNLLSDIARKESDLNNVSRNAQLYQQAVKDYEYEAERFKSILDLEDGLVPQTYKRSRLESPALKVKREESAIESKFTEANAVNKQRLQNLEFAQSLLNQQPEVTVIQQNVQTVRSSAPGEEPWRIRKQLQEEIQRRDQLEKEIQSVQSDIYLLEGQKPQDTIVKKELIKQVHDPQLDEEYHRVQQKLLEESRTTRVLESELDTLRVKLRGIETEMKEGAQQYTVKEVLRIERDRGQEEELRRLREELEEVKRMKMVRENEIIQIQKQVTILAEEKSREQEIIREEEVVKVQNDPQLESEYRLLLDRKQKELNSRKELEDELRFLQEKLRRLDKEKAMAEEKISIKEVLKVEKDIALEREVENLRRQYEDEKSKRSSLLREKTDIQRKITSLEEEKSRVIIQEKVREIVRPDPKAEAEVANLRLDLVEQQRRCRDSELQLKTLQDELIVLRNRGPQIEYKEIIKEVIKYKIDPETERELEKLRNEIVDKTHQTEKFEMEILQLKDEIQRWKDTQPQIQTKEVVNEILQYREDPKTKEEIESLKRKLAEEQRKRLDLESERSSNEERIRIKKIDLSQVREKIVQQEVVKMEQDPVLKSECDNFTQNINNEQRQREILKEELIRLQHQKAELDIQLEELERERRSRREAELEIQRLRVRLNELEIRDKENREKVTVKQKVVLQQDPQQEKEHSILRLQVEEERHKRMLLEKEYNVLFQKQEILERTEVREKVVRTEKIQVERDPEAEMEIITLKKSLEEEEKRRRELDQEIINLNSKLSEVEFTNTKSSKELNYIRDESNRLQQENQRLQNEIRKLQSEIEITTKETRHITETSPVENSRNLEIRLESLQRELSELRRIRMEKDQEIEKLQKSLSAMRVKREQRESHLRRSIVVIDPDTGKEMKPEEAYKLGLIDWKMFVNLQSQECDWEEITVKGPNGESSVLHDRKSGKKFAIEDALRAGNITNRQLQQYQNKEISIQEFGLLLSGRVI comes from the exons ATGTTCAGAAAGAAGACCGGAAAGTCCAGCATGGCCAGCAGTGACAAAAG ACCACCTGACACTGATTTGGCGACCCTGATTGACAAGTTGCAGAAGAATGCAGATAAGGTGGAGAAGAACATCATTGAGACGGAACAGAATCTCAACAGG GATATCAGGAAGATCAATGAGAGCAAGCAGCCCCTGTACCAGGAGGACACCAACAAGAGGATCCTGAACTCCCTGGAGCTGCTCAATAGTCTGGATGAAGACGCAGCCCAAGCCTCTCGTTTGCAGCACCCTCAAGCTGAGATGATTGAGAAGGA TATGAGGCAGCTGCGAGTGCGTGTGATGAAGCTCCGCGAGGAACATGATCGCATTTACCACATCACGCGATCAGAGCAGGTTCCCACCGTCAACTGGGGAAAGATAGTCGATGAGAAACTG GCAAATGTGAACAACAAAGGATACGGACAAGATCTGCTGACCGTCGAGGATGAAGTGGAGGAGCACAATATTTTCCACAGCGAAGTCGAGGCACTGGCTCCGTACATCACTGGAGACCGG GATGGTCCGGATGGCCAGCAGGCGAAGTACAACAAACTACTG GCGAACTCCTCTGCACGCCAGAAGAACCTGCTCAGTCTGAGGGACTACATGCAGCGCTGCACCAGCGAGCTCTACTGGATGGAGCAGCAAGCTGACGAGCGAACCACATATGACTGGAGCGACAACAACCTGGACTACCCTGCCCGCAAGAGGCAGTACGAG AACTTCATCAGCAAGTGTCTGGAGGCTAAGGAGAAAAGCATCACCCAGCTGAATGAAGATGGAGAGGAACTTATTGAGCAGAACCATCCAGGAAAAAATGTCATTGGG GCACACATGGATGCTGTACATGCGGATTGGAAGGAATACCTCAACCTGCTCATCTGTGAAGAGAACCACCTCAAGAACATGGATGATTATCACAAA ttcCACAAGGATGCAAGAGACACCAGCGATTTGTTGAAGCGCCTGGAAACCGAGATCAACCAGAAGTATAACCCCGAGTTTAAAGACATGTACCAGATGGAGGGCCTGATTGCTGACCTGAAT GATCAGGCAAAGGCCATGGACCGTTTCGACGAGCGGCTGAAAGCTCTCCAGACACGCAGCCTGCAGGTGCTCCCTCTGAAGTACCGCAGGGAGACTCCTCAGAAACTGCTCCCTATCGAGGCTCTGTGTGAATACGAGACTAATGAG GGTTCAATTATTCGAGGGGAGCGGTACACCCTGCTCCGGAACAATGGGTCAAAATGGGACGTGAAGGACGCAAATGGCCGCACCATGAGTGTTCCAGCAGTGTGCTTCATAATCCCACCGACCGACCCCGAGGCTGTGGCCGTTGCTGATAA tcTAATAAATCAGCACAAGGGTATCAAACAGAAAGTTGCCAGCAGCAAATCTGCACTACAGGCACGACTGGCAGAGCTGAAGAAGGAGAGTACAGGAGGTCAAG ATAAACAAGAGCAGCAATGCCGTCAACTGATGGCAGGACTGGATAAAGTGGTCAGTGATCTGGATAAGCAGGAGAAGGCCATTTACTCTCGTGTGCGCCCCCCACTGGAGCAGACACGTCCCGTGCAAGACAGCGCTGACAGGCTACAGGACATAAAG GACATTGCTACTGCTGTTCGGAAGATAGAGCCAGAAAAGTCTGCGAAAGTACAGGAAGCTGAGAGTTTCCTCCGATCCTCTCCCAAATGTGCCAGTGCACCACAGCTCTACTCCAAGGTGGATGAGAcgaacaaaaaatacaataaagttgATTTGCTGTTGAAATGTTCTGAGGACAA ACTGCAGAACTCTTATCGGCTGGAGAATTCTCTGCAGAATGGCAAAGCTCTGCTGTCCTCTTATGAAAACAAACTGGCAAGAGAAGAGGTTGCCCCATCCAACCCCACCTCACTGGAGAAGACCCAGCGGGAGTTATCG GATATTGCATCTGAGCTGAGGAGCAAAAGATCTACTATAACAGAGAATGAGCAGAACCTGAGAGATGCCAAGGCCACCTGCAACAACATGGCCAACAAAGTGCAAGAACACTGCCCTGATATTGAGAGGCAAGAGGCTGATGTTCAGAAACTCACCAAGCGCTTCGACAACCTGAACAGACAGGTTGAAGCAAG ATCACAATGTCTGCAAAGAGCCAAAACCGCTTATGCCAACTACAACAATGACTATGACAACCTTAACAGCTGGCTTTCTCGACTACCAAACTATGAGCCACGTGAAACTGATGACATTAGACAGATTGACGACAAACTGAAAAATCAAAGG AATCTGCTCTCTGACATCGCGAGAAAGGAATCAGACCTGAACAATGTGTCTAGAAATGCACAGCTTTATCAGCAAGCAGTCAAG GACTATGAATATGAAGCTGAGCGGTTTAAATCCATCCTTGACCTTGAAGATGGCTTGGTTCCTCAGACATACAAAAGGAGCAGACTTGAATCTCCTGCCTTGAAAGTGAAGAGAGAG GAATCTGCAATTGAGTCCAAATTCACTGAAGCGAATGCTGTGAACAAGCAGAGGCTGCAGAACCTAGAGTTTGCTCAAAGCCTTCTTAACCAG CAACCAGAAGTTACAGTAATCCAGCAAAATGTCCAGACGGTGAGATCCTCAGCCCCAGGAGAAGAGCCCTGGAGAATCAGAAAACAGCTTCAGGAAGAAATTCAGCGGAGAGACCAACTGGAAAAAGAAATCCAGAGTGTCCAGAGTGACATCTATTTACTAGAGGGCCAGAAACCACAGGACACAATCGTCAAGAAAGAGCTCATCAAGCAGGTGCATGACCCTCAACTTGATGAAGAATACCACCGGGTTCAGCAGAAGCTCTTAGAAGAAAGCAGGACCACTCGTGTCTTAGAGAGCGAGTTGGACACCCTCCGTGTAAAGCTGCGTGGGATTGAGACCGAAATGAAAGAGGGAGCTCAGCAGTATACAGTCAAGGAGGTGCTCCGCATTGAGAGGGACAGGGGACAGGAGGAAGAACTCAGGAGACTGAGAGAAGAGCTTGAGGAAGTCAAGAGGATGAAGATGGTCAGAGAGAATGAAATCATTCAGATTCAAAAGCAAGTGACTATTCTTGCAGAGGAGAAAAGCAGGGAGCAGGAAATCATCAGGGAGGAGGAAGTCGTTAAGGTTCAGAATGATCCTCAGCTCGAGAGCGAGTACAGACTATTGCTTGACAGGAAACAAAAAGAACTTAACAGCCGAAAGGAACTCGAGGACGAGCTTCGATTCCTGCAGGAGAAACTAAGGCGTCTTGACAAGGAAAAGGCAATGGCTGAGGAAAAGATCTCCATCAAAGAAGTACTGAAAGTTGAGAAAGATATTGCTTTGGAGAGAGAGGTGGAGAACCTGAGGAGACAATATGAAGATGAAAAAAGCAAGCGCAGCTCTTTGCTGAGAGAGAAAACGGACATTCAGCGTAAGATTACCAGCCTGGAGGAAGAGAAGTCGAGAGTCATCATTCAGGAGAAGGTGCGTGAGATTGTTCGACCTGATCCGAAGGCGGAAGCAGAGGTGGCAAATCTCCGACTTGACCTGGTGGAGCAGCAGAGAAGATGCAGAGATTCAGAGCTCCAGCTGAAGACCCTCCAGGATGAGCTGATAGTGCTAAGAAACAGAGGCCCACAAATTGAATACAAGGAGATAATCAAAGAGGTCATCAAGTACAAGATTGACCCGGAAACTGAAAGAGAACTGGAGAAGCTCAGGAACGAAATTGTGGACAAAACCCACCAAACCGAGAAGTTCGAGATGGAGATCCTCCAACTCAAAGACGAGATCCAAAGATGGAAAGACACCCAGCCTCAGATTCAGACCAAAGAGGTTGTGAATGAGATCCTGCAATACAGAGAAGATCCTAAAACCAAGGAGGAGATTGAGAGTCTCAAGCGGAAACTGGCTGAGGAACAGAGGAAGCGTTTGGACCTGGAAAGCGAAAGGTCCTCCAATGAAGAAAGGATCAGGATTAAGAAGATCGACTTGTCCCAGGTGAGGGAGAAGATTGTCCAGCAAGAAGTAGTGAAGATGGAGCAGGATCCAGTCTTGAAGTCTGAATGTGACAACTTCACTCAAAACATCAACAAtgagcagagacagagagagatcttGAAAGAGGAGCTGATCAGATTGCAGCATCAAAAGGCTGAATTGGACATTCAGCTTGAGGAGCTGGAACGTGAACGCAGGTCCCGCAGAGAAGCTGAGCTTGAAATCCAGAGGCTGAGAGTGCGGCTCAATGAACTAGAGATCAGGGACAAGGAAAACCGAGAAAAGGTTACAGTAAAGCAAAAGGTCGTTCTCCAGCAGGACCCTcaacaagaaaaagagcactcTATCCTACGTCTTCAGGTTGAAGAGGAGAGGCACAAGCGTATGCTCTTGGAGAAGGAGTATAATGTCTTGTTTCAAAAGCAGGAAATACTCGAGAGAACGGAAGTGCGTGAAAAAGTTGTGCGAACCGAAAAAATTCAAGTCGAACGAGACCCGGAGGCCGAGATGGAAATTATAACCCTAAAGAAAAGCCTTGAAGAAGAGGAAAAGCGCCGTCGTGAGCTGGACCAAGAGATCATCAACCTAAACTCGAAGCTTTCGGAGGTGGAGTTCACCAATACAAAATCATCCAAAGAACTCAACTACATTCGTGACGAAAGCAACAGGTTACAGCAGGAGAACCAGCGCCTGCAGAACGAAATAAGAAAGCTTCAATCCGAGATCGAGATCACGACAAAAGAAACCAGACACATCACTGAGACTTCTCCGGTGGAAAACAGCAGGAACCTGGAAATTCGATTGGAATCCTTGCAAAGAGAACTCTCTGAACTCAGGCGCATCCGAATGGAGAAAGACCAAGAAATCGAAAAGCTTCAGAAGAGTCTGTCTGCAATGAGAGTGAAGAGGGAGCAGCGAGAAAGTCACCTCCGCCGCTCGATTGTCGTCATCGATCCAGACACCGGAAAGGAGATGAAGCCAGAGGAGGCTTACAAGCTCGGCCTAATCGACTGGAAAATGTTCGTCAACCTTCAGAGTCAAGAATGCGACTGGGAGGAGATCACAGTCAAGGGTCCGAATGGCGAGTCCTCCGTTCTTCATGACCGAAAATCGGGCAAGAAGTTTGCCATTGAAGACGCTCTGAGGGCTGGAAACATCACAAACCGTCAGCTGCAACAATATCAGAACAAGGAGATCAGCATCCAGGAGTTCGGTCTCTTGCTGTCAGGCAGAGTCATATAG